The Sorangiineae bacterium MSr11367 genome window below encodes:
- a CDS encoding class I SAM-dependent methyltransferase: MASIIDVCRICGSTELHDVLSLGDMPPVNSFLRRESDAAVEKKFPLAIVFCPQCTHVQTTHLLDPKDIFEDYIYFSSMSSSVVRHGHTLAERYAKEIALAAGDLVGELASNDGCILKPFRDTCRVYGVEPAKNIAQVANDEGVPTLPEFFNSKTARKVREEQGPARLIIARNVVAHVPEVVDFIRGVAHWLTDDGIFHVEVPYVVEMADKVEFDTIYHEHFSYFSVAALDRLFREAGLVLWDVEDLGLHGGSLIARGKKAGTEPTANVKRYLEKERAEGYSTIAPLRRFAERTRALQTRIPEYLYSLKAGGKTIAGYGAAAKGVVLSNYCNVGKDILDFVADRSPYKQGKWMPGVHLPVVSPDRIFAAKPDYLFVMAWNFFDEIREQLARYETELAGKFVLPVPEPRVVATAPVSAARPETKK, from the coding sequence ATGGCCAGCATCATCGACGTTTGCAGAATCTGCGGATCGACCGAGCTTCACGACGTCTTGTCCCTCGGGGACATGCCGCCCGTGAACAGCTTTTTACGCCGCGAGTCCGACGCTGCCGTCGAGAAGAAGTTTCCTCTCGCCATCGTATTCTGTCCGCAGTGCACGCATGTTCAAACCACGCACCTGCTCGATCCGAAGGACATCTTCGAGGATTACATCTACTTCTCCTCGATGTCGTCCAGCGTGGTGCGCCACGGCCACACACTCGCCGAGCGGTACGCAAAAGAGATCGCGCTCGCGGCGGGCGACTTGGTGGGAGAGCTGGCGAGCAACGACGGCTGCATCCTAAAACCCTTTCGCGATACGTGCCGCGTGTACGGCGTGGAGCCGGCGAAGAACATCGCGCAAGTGGCCAATGACGAGGGCGTCCCGACCTTGCCCGAGTTTTTCAACTCGAAGACCGCGCGCAAGGTGCGCGAGGAGCAGGGGCCCGCGCGGCTCATCATCGCACGCAACGTGGTGGCGCACGTGCCCGAGGTGGTGGACTTCATCCGCGGTGTCGCGCACTGGCTGACCGACGACGGCATCTTCCACGTGGAAGTTCCGTACGTCGTGGAGATGGCCGACAAGGTGGAGTTCGATACCATCTACCACGAGCATTTCAGCTATTTCTCCGTCGCCGCGCTCGACCGACTTTTCCGTGAGGCCGGGCTCGTGTTGTGGGACGTCGAGGATCTCGGCCTGCATGGTGGCTCGCTCATCGCCCGCGGCAAAAAGGCCGGCACGGAGCCCACGGCCAACGTGAAGCGCTACCTCGAAAAGGAGCGCGCCGAAGGCTACTCGACCATCGCACCACTGAGACGCTTCGCCGAGCGCACGCGCGCGCTGCAGACGCGCATCCCGGAGTACCTCTATTCGCTGAAGGCTGGCGGAAAGACCATCGCCGGCTACGGCGCCGCGGCCAAGGGAGTGGTGCTCTCCAACTACTGCAACGTCGGCAAAGACATCCTCGACTTCGTGGCCGACCGCAGCCCGTACAAGCAAGGCAAGTGGATGCCCGGAGTGCACCTTCCGGTGGTCTCGCCGGATCGCATCTTCGCGGCGAAACCCGATTACCTCTTCGTGATGGCGTGGAACTTCTTCGACGAGATCCGCGAGCAGCTCGCCCGCTACGAAACGGAGCTCGCCGGCAAATTCGTGCTTCCCGTTCCCGAGCCCCGCGTCGTCGCCACCGCCCCCGTTAGCGCAGCGAGGCCCGAGACGAAGAAGTAG
- a CDS encoding DUF2029 domain-containing protein, which yields MSEAALPTGPRETVFLFGFTYVIGIVNLMTAGIYDGPLAEPALFMVMLSLGLLAVLYWKLFGAHRPYGDDALRVPLLVLTAAFIVFCAATAGDRRLLIHGQAEPTLIRIVQMGQIALLLSYVPGIWTGKRDPKTWNTVRFTIFLAMFLVAGISVLHLSPNPAVDMFWCHTEGARAILDGKNPYLIENVHIEDQSRPGNPLIAFIYPPTPGFLSAAALLLGGDVRWGMLVAFCITAVAMRGIVRQRTPNAPPLLEDAPAFLICFAPKTYFFLESAWNDIYPLMFVALAVLAHVRGRRYLAAIFVGLTISSKQSMIWFVPLAFLLQFDLRQWVTLFAAAGAPLVPFMLWDFHALKYWLSDHFLVYPPRPMALSPMAWLSRHFGIGQTKTPPGMLMAAACSVYAAWKAPRTPYAFALAATLAVFCFYLFNRFMCLNYYFFVSGLAALTGAVATTRGSGTGSTNLPASSVS from the coding sequence ATGAGTGAGGCTGCCCTTCCCACCGGACCGCGCGAGACCGTCTTTCTTTTCGGCTTCACCTACGTCATCGGGATCGTCAACCTGATGACCGCGGGCATTTACGATGGACCGCTGGCCGAGCCGGCGCTTTTCATGGTGATGCTCAGCCTGGGACTTTTGGCTGTCCTTTATTGGAAACTGTTCGGCGCCCATCGGCCATACGGCGACGATGCTCTGCGCGTGCCGCTTTTGGTGCTGACGGCGGCCTTCATCGTATTTTGCGCAGCGACGGCGGGCGATCGCCGTCTTTTGATCCACGGGCAGGCCGAGCCCACGTTGATCCGCATCGTTCAAATGGGGCAGATTGCGCTGCTCCTGAGCTACGTGCCGGGCATTTGGACGGGCAAGCGCGATCCCAAGACCTGGAACACGGTTCGGTTCACGATCTTTCTCGCGATGTTTCTCGTGGCGGGCATCAGCGTGCTGCACCTGTCGCCGAACCCGGCGGTGGACATGTTCTGGTGCCACACGGAGGGCGCGCGCGCGATTCTGGACGGGAAGAATCCGTACCTGATCGAGAACGTCCACATCGAGGATCAGAGCCGACCGGGCAATCCGCTGATTGCGTTCATCTATCCGCCCACGCCGGGCTTCCTCAGCGCCGCGGCGCTGCTGCTCGGCGGGGACGTGCGCTGGGGCATGCTCGTCGCATTCTGCATCACCGCCGTGGCGATGCGGGGCATCGTGCGGCAACGCACGCCGAACGCTCCGCCGCTCTTGGAGGACGCCCCGGCGTTTCTCATTTGCTTCGCGCCCAAGACGTACTTTTTTCTCGAGAGCGCGTGGAACGACATTTACCCGCTGATGTTCGTCGCACTGGCGGTGCTCGCGCACGTGCGCGGCCGCCGCTACCTCGCCGCCATCTTCGTGGGGCTGACCATCAGCAGCAAGCAGTCGATGATTTGGTTCGTCCCGCTGGCCTTCCTGCTCCAGTTCGACCTTCGCCAGTGGGTCACGTTGTTTGCGGCCGCGGGCGCGCCGCTCGTTCCCTTCATGCTCTGGGATTTTCACGCGCTCAAGTATTGGCTGAGCGACCACTTCCTCGTCTACCCGCCGCGCCCTATGGCGCTGAGCCCCATGGCCTGGCTCTCGCGGCACTTCGGCATCGGCCAGACGAAGACTCCGCCTGGGATGCTGATGGCCGCCGCATGCTCGGTGTACGCCGCCTGGAAGGCGCCGCGTACACCGTATGCCTTTGCGCTGGCGGCGACCTTGGCCGTGTTCTGCTTTTATCTGTTCAACCGATTCATGTGCTTGAATTACTACTTCTTCGTCTCGGGCCTCGCTGCGCTAACGGGGGCGGTGGCGACGACGCGGGGCTCGGGAACGGGAAGCACGAATTTGCCGGCGAGCTCCGTTTCGTAG
- the rfbF gene encoding glucose-1-phosphate cytidylyltransferase gives MKAVILCGGQGTRIREASEVLPKPMLPIGGKPIVWHIMKSYAAHGVNDFVLCLGYKGWLIKEFFLNYRAMTTDLTVHLGERSDGLQFHGRHASESWNVTLAETGEHTMTGGRVEAVRRYLDKEELFLLTYGDGVSDIDIEKLVAFHRQHGRVCTVTAARPPGRFGEMVLDGGSVREFNEKPQASEGFINAGFFVCDARRIWTYLDGGPGTILEREPMQRLARDGELMAYAHDGFWQPMDTMREYNMLNDLWAGGRAPWCTWKNPDE, from the coding sequence ATGAAAGCGGTCATTCTTTGCGGCGGGCAGGGAACACGGATTCGCGAGGCGAGCGAGGTCCTGCCCAAGCCGATGCTTCCCATCGGCGGGAAGCCCATCGTTTGGCACATCATGAAGAGCTACGCGGCCCATGGTGTGAACGACTTCGTTCTTTGCTTGGGATACAAGGGCTGGCTCATCAAAGAGTTCTTCCTCAATTACCGTGCGATGACGACGGACCTCACCGTCCACCTCGGCGAGCGGAGCGATGGGCTCCAGTTTCACGGGCGGCACGCGTCGGAGTCGTGGAACGTGACCCTCGCCGAAACGGGCGAGCACACGATGACGGGCGGGCGTGTCGAGGCGGTGCGGCGCTACCTCGATAAGGAGGAACTCTTTCTTCTCACCTACGGCGACGGCGTGAGCGATATCGATATCGAAAAGCTGGTCGCGTTTCACCGGCAGCACGGCAGGGTCTGTACGGTCACCGCGGCGCGGCCGCCGGGACGCTTTGGCGAGATGGTGCTCGATGGTGGCAGCGTGCGCGAGTTCAATGAAAAGCCGCAGGCCAGCGAAGGCTTCATCAACGCTGGCTTTTTCGTCTGCGATGCGCGCCGCATTTGGACGTACCTCGACGGCGGCCCGGGCACGATTCTCGAACGCGAGCCCATGCAGCGACTTGCGCGAGATGGCGAATTGATGGCCTACGCGCACGACGGCTTTTGGCAGCCGATGGACACCATGCGCGAATACAACATGCTCAACGACCTCTGGGCGGGCGGCCGCGCGCCGTGGTGCACCTGGAAGAACCCCGATGAGTGA